ctaaatccaaatttctaaattttttcgGGCCTGTTAGatatctctaaatccaaatttctaacttTTTCGAGCTGTTAGGCATCCCTAAATccgaatttctattttttttttgtctgttaGGTCCTCTCAagtcaaaatttttaatttttttttacttgtttgaCCCTTAAATCCATTTCTTTTACATGTTAGGAATCTTAAataaaatctagcttaattttgagaaattgtacattaatacttaaaaattggttcttaactactcaaattataacatgcatatatacaaaaaaaaaattgagcaagttcgatttagcaatttttttttttgcgaacGCACGTGTAAACTTGGCCCCCCAACCGAGTAATTCTATATCCGCCACTGCCTTCAACAATGAGGAACTCATATTTCCTCCGAATTTAATCTATAAAACCCGTGTAGACAACTtccattatatattttttatgaagcttttgttaaggttttaacTATCAATAGCTTCTAATTAGTCCTAAGCTTAATTatatgatgcggggcatctcccTCTGGGACCGGGTCTGTATGAAAGGgggtcggaggaagaaccaagcacaAGCAATAAGCGAGTAAAGAGGCCCAAACAGTGCCACATAACACACCAGCAGCTCGGGCACGTTCCGCGTGGGTTAAAGCACACTCCGCGTGAAGGAAAGTTTGATCTGGAGAAAGTTCAGCAGCCAATCTACGTTCCGCGTAGAtttgggcacgccccgcgtagaattgggcacgtcccgcgtaaagTGAGTACTGATCCAGAGAGGAGCTCAACAGCCAAGGCACATCCCGCGTAGAATTAGGCACGTCCCGCGTGCCTTCagcttaaggaacttgctccttactctagcttcctccttaattacacctttgccactccctaattacaactctaccactccttatttataaccatgccacccctttactaTTAACCCAAGTTACCCTTTAGCTTTGTATTCTAATTAGTTaggtaatttaccctttttgtaatttggcaattaggtttttgagatgatataaattcacctctttctctttgtaatgtttaacttttatcaatacaaatatatatcttcttccttgtgaagtttgttaaggttttcaccttcaacaatgaggatttcactattcctatggatttagtccatgaaacccgggattcactcctttgttagtttacgattaaaactaacttcagacaaaaccgatctgtatcagttggtatcagagccgatcgttttccttgaacgaagacttctttcgactatggttcaaccaagTTCATCTCATGGATCCGAAGAAATCGCCATCAAGAGGGGAGATAGTTTTGCATCTTGGAGTAAAGGGTTTGAAGAGAGGTTTAGGGAAAGTAGCCGTAAGAGCGGTGAGTCTTTGAGGAGATTTCTAGCCGTTTGTGAAGGTCTTAGCCTAGAGATCCGAAAGCTTACCCAACCAACCATGGAGGTTCCTCCTAGAGATCcatcaccaatcttttctccatCACACATGATAAAGGTAAATCCCAAACTTCTAATTTCTAATGTTGAAGTTATGGATAGTCCTATTGTTAGGAAGAAATTGGATGTTGGTGATGTTGTTTGTGATGATGAAGTGGATTTAGATTCTTCTTGTGAATTTATTGATAATGAAATTGTGGAGGAGGATTTAGATTCAtttgtggatgaggaggaagggatGATTGTATGTGAGAACATGGGGGAGGTTGACTTTGTGTGTGCTAAAAATGAGAAAACCTATGTAGTAAGGGATGCTCCttttgtgtttgataaaatgccccTTGAACATAACTTCATTGATGTGCTTGAGGGAAGTGATGGCATTGGTTTTGAGGTTGAGGAGAGTGAGGAAATCACATTATGTGTGGAGGTTAATGactatggagatgggagagatgttggttgTTCAACCATGTTGGGTGATTGCATGTCTTTGGAGTTAAGCGGCTTAACACGTGAGTTAGTCGGCTTGAACGATGGAGAGAAGCCACTAGGAACGATAGGTCATGGGAGAGAATGGATCGAGGATGGAGAGGGAAGTGAAATTGCATATGGTCAAGAAGAAGATGATCTAGGAGAGGAGATTGATGGGGAAGGGAACTTCAACATTGAGCTAGTTAACGATGATGAACTTGACTATTATGAGCGAGAGTTCCGGAAGGGAATGGAGGAAAGTGGTGATGTGGGACCAACGTCCGAAGATGGGAAGTATGTGTCCTTTAACGGACAACCACGGGGCATTCTACCTTTGGGGAAGATACCACATGACATTGCATGGGATCCGGGAGGTCGTATGCTATGTCTTCCTCATAGTCGCTTGAGCTTCAAGGAAACGGATAAAGGGTACTTTGTGATGCCTCTAGGAAGAAATGAGATTCCTAGCATATGCACATTAGGAATGAACCGAGCCTCCTACTTGATAAAATCGGAACTTATTATTGTGCTCTTGATTGAGATGTATGTGTTGGGATATATGTTGTGTTTGTTGAGGGGGCATCAaccctatgaggagtcaatgaAGAGTGATTTTATGGTGACGAGAGTGAGCTTCATAGAGTATTTGGTGAATGGGAATGGCCGTCCGGGTGATGTAGAGACAATGGGAGAAACTCAAGAATGGCGGGATATTAAGCAAGTTAGTGAAGAGGCGACTCAAGAAACCGCGAGATTGTTAACCCAAGACGAAGAAGGAGTTGACACAAGTGTGCTTGGGGTCACTACGAATTGGGTTGACAAGTGTCGTCGGGACATCCCATTTGATGTCGGCTATGAGTGGAATGAAGTTTTGGCCAATGTCCATGTTCGTAGAGTGGAGGTCAAAGAGGTCCCAGGTTGGTCGGTTCAACATGTTGTGGGAGTGTGGAGGAGCTTCCAAGATATTATGGAGGATTGGTTTGATCAACTTCGTCGAGATATTCCGTTCGATGTCGGTCGGGTATTGAGGCGAGCATTACGGGGGATGAGCACCGGGGGCAAGACACAAGTTGAGGTGTGGGGAGAGTTCATGAAAAGAAGGAGAAACCGACAACATATGGAGTGGGTCACACCTACCAAGCACCATTCTTGTTCTATAGTTGAGTTGGGGACCAACTCTTTTGAAGAAGAGGtgtatgatgcggggcatctcccTCTGGGACCGGGTCCGTACGAAGGgggtcggaggaagaaccaagtacgagcaacaagcgagtaaagaggTCCAAACAGTGCCACACAACACACCAGCAGCTCGGGCACGCTCCACGTGGGTTaaagcacgctccgcgtgaaggaAAGTTTGATCTGGAGAAAGTTCAGCAGCCAATCTACGCTCCGCTAAGAtttgggcacgccccgcgtagatttgggcacgccccgcgtaaagtgaGTACTGATCCAGAGAAGAGCTCAACAGCCAAGGCACATCCCgcgtagaattaggcacgccccgcgtgccttcagcttaaggaacttgctccaacttcctccttaattacacctttgccactccctaattacaactctaccactccttatttacaaccatgccacccctttactaTTAACCCAAGTTACCCTTTAGCTTTGTATTCTAATTAGTTaggtaatttaccctttttgtaatttggcaattaggtttttgagatgatataaattcacctttttctctttgtaatgtttaacttttatcaatacaaatatatatcttcttccttgtgaagtttgttaaggttttcaccttcaacaatgaggatttcactattcctatggatttagtccatgaaacccGGGATTCACTCTTTCTAATTtaactagagaagaacatctttgttagtttacgattaaaactaacttcAGACAAAACCGATATGTATCACTATACACATGTTTTGTAAGAAAtgatattaaaaataagaattcaatCCGCGTGGACAGAAGTTTtagaaatatattaaaaataagaatCCCTAAATTATAGGCATTTTTTAAAGCTAAATTATAGGAattttaaatcaataaaaaaaggaaattaaaaatattgttaagtataaatattttatataaataattgctATTATGTTTCCATAAAAGTATAAGGAATAAGAgacaaaaatatccctaatatTTAAAGTCActaatttttttatcttaacatctaaaatgatgcaattttatttctaactttaatacaaaagcaattttatccctaacgttatcaagttgggtcaatttaagaaataattcatcaaattgtcttcttgaTCATGAATCTTATTGTCATCTACACGTCATATGTGCctaattttatcactaattaattAGTTAGATCACAAACacatgattagacgtgaaaattaaataaataaataatataatgtaatttgtacgaattggacataaaaaattcaaatatttcattagatttaatttttttaatatttaattctattattaaatcacaaaaaaatatgaaatattttctttagaaccaactgatatgcaattggtacagAATAAAGAACacaatatatgtgttttataatcatgtatgaaattgactcaacttgtcaatATTATGAATACTAactttaagtaaaattaaatcattctaAACGTTGAGGATAAAATTGTTCAtatgtttaaatattaattttatttttacaccttatcccaaaGTATAATGATAATCCTGCGTTATAATTTCTAATGTCAATTTATTTTCATCAGAGTTTATAACTTTATAAAATAAAACTGTAACTTTATgatttgatatagttgtaaatactttttaaaatatgattttctgtgtaattttctctAAGAAAATTccatataagcattaaacaaactattaaatttaaaaagggAATTTAAATTCTCATGGTTATTGTTGAGGCAGTTTACTCTATTACTATGgtttatgattttaaaaaaattgtttcataatttttagtataaactttattttgattgtttgagtcttttcaataatttttctattgaaatattattatttgtagaagaatatattataaatatacatgtttCCTATCTTTCTTGATGTCATTGTAGAATgggaatatatataatatgacaATAATATTAATACATATTGTATTTATtaatgtttttatatttaagTATTAAATTTTGCTGCCTTCTATGataaagtaagctttactttgtttttcctaccattggatgagcttactttgtcaaaattcATCACCAttcaatggtggaaaaaacaaaataatacttactttgtcaaaaacaaagtaagcatagtctaacccaaattttaataattctataaattaaatttgtttatagtcaattttatttaaaaaagatcttataatataaaattaaattcaTGTAATAAATTAACAAGACAAATATTGAAAAGAGTATATcatatttctaccaaaaaaagaGAGTATATCATATAGATTTAGAATCCGTTTGTTTtacatgtggtttgatgttgtcgTTTGATAtttgttgttatagttttattttaagtAATCTCAAAATTATCCGTATGACTTTCGATTCGACAaaagattgaaaaaaaaaatctcaattaatttttaagtaatattgaattaataatatttttctatttttattttattcctgtttcatttctttttggattaaaattgCTAACAGCTTCCAATTGGTCCTAACCTTAATTATACACATGTTTGTAAGAAAtgatattaaaaataagaattcaatCCGTGTAaacagaatttttttttgttaataaaatATTCAATCTGTGTGGATAGAAGTTTtagaaatatattaaaaataagaatCCCTAAATTATAGGGATTTTTTTAAAGCTAAATTATAGGAtttttaaatcaataaaaaaagaaaattgaaaatattattaagtataaatatttttatataattaattgctATTATGTCAAAAAAGCATAAGGGataagagataaaaaaaaatatccctaacgttgaacaattttatcttaatgtctaaaatggtgtaaattTACTTCTAACTttgtttcataattttttaatgaattatattatttataaagtttatttttattgtttgagTTTTTTCAATAATTCTTCTATTGAAATATTGTTTgtacatttttaaaaatatatcctataaatatacatatttttcgATATtgaatcattttattttatgatatGTAAAAAATTAGGGCATTTATATCCTTCAACAATTAGGACATTGATATTTCCCCTTAATTAAGGAAATATGACAATAATATTAatacattttattaatttttttatatttaagtattaaattttaattctataaattaaatttgtttgtagtcaattttattttaagaaagatcttataatataaaattaaattcaTATAATAAATTAACAAGACAAATATTGAAAAGAGTATATCATGATTTTAAGATCCGTTTGTTTTACATTCCGTTTGCTGTTATAAAAAGCTACttgaaaagacaaataaaagCAAGTAACCAAACACTCCCAAATAAAAAGAATTGTTTGTTTGaatcataatattttattttatgatatGCAAAAGATTAGGGCATTGATATCCTTCAACAATTAGGACATTGATATAATAACCCCTTAATTAAGGGTAAAGTTTTCCTAaactatatatttataattaccAAAACAATATTTAAGCTTTCTTACTTTCCTTGCCAAATTCCTAATCGGTCGACCATGGAAGCAGCACTCAATTCCGATCACCACCGTCTGCAGAAGAAAACCAGAGGCCGCCAAAAGATAGagttaaagaaaattgagaaagAAAGCAACCGGTATGTCTGTTTTTCCAAACGGAAGAGCGGCATTTTCAGAAAAGCTACCGAGATTTCCACCTTGTGCGGTGCCGAAGTCGCCGTCATTATCTTTTCTCGACAGGGTAAGGTGTTCTCTTATGGTGAACCGGAGGTCGATATGCTCTTAGACCGATATTTAGAGACTCAGGAGGCTGGAAAAAACGGATCTTCATCTTCTCAATCAGAAAGCAGTAAATCACAGACCACAACAGTGCAAGAACAGGAGTATCGGAAAGCTGTTGCAACCAAGGAAGAGCTTAAAAGAACCCTAGAAATGGCGGAAAGTAATCGGAATCTGATGAACGATAATGGAGGGGGCTTTTGGTGGGAATCGCCGATTGAAACAATGGGGAAGGAAGAGCTTGAAGGTTATAAGAAATCTCTTGAAGAATTGAAGAAGAATGTTATGAATCGGATTGAAGAAATGTCTGTTTATAATGCTGTGAATGATCAATCGTTTATGTTCGATAATCAAAGCTATGGAGGTTTGAGTTCCGATTACTTCAGTTCATTCAACAATGGAGGTAGCTTCTAGAACATTTATTGCGGATTTTAATTACATAGGATATTAATTATAATCCAGTTCATGTTTTGCTGCTATGTTATAAGCAAGacataattgaaattatttctggttttaatttcaatttagtTGGGATATTTATTGGCTTTTAACTGTGTTTTGGTTTTTTAATATCAtcatgtttatgatttgttctTAAATTTCGTGATTAGGGtttgttttcaaaattttaataattgCTAAATTAGTGTTTAATTTGATGTATTTTTTCAATTTAGTGTTATTGTATGattgtttaatttattttagtacTGTATCATTTAGTAAAAGGATACCATTTTTAGAGTCTAATTCCAATACTGAGTATAGTAAAAATTCATTTATCAGCTTTTTTTTAACGCCTAATATACCTCACTTAAACTCCACTTTTACTTatatttgcatattaatttagtCCAATATTAAAGTTTGCATACTTGATTTTGAGATTAAATTACTCCAAAATGATACGAGTTAATATATGATTGATAATTATTTGATACATgtaggtttttttttatgttgacATGTGTACTAATTTGATCTCAAATATCGAGTTAAAGAACTAGATTGATATCAAAActagattttggattaaattgaTCTTATTAGCTACCTTCACAACCAAATTGATTTTTAATTCCTTTgaaactattacatatttaaacTTATCAATTTTGAATCTATTTGCTTATTAGAAATATATCTTTGAaagatatatttctttttttttttttttttttttcttcaaaaaaaaagaaatatatcttTCAATCCTTCAGAAAATAATGGTGCTAATGTCCAAATTTGACAAGTTCTTCTAAAATTGATAAGTTCAAGGATGTGATAGatgaaaatataaatacaaGATGTCAAAAGgtaaaatgttataaatttaGATCTGtgattatatattaatttaaataaaatgttTGTTGACATGCAAAATACTGCTGATGTAGTAAGGATTCCATCAGTTgctttctttaaaaaaaaaaattgcatataTCTGAGCatttataaaaagatttttatttgttaatttaagGATGGTAAAGGTGATATTTTGGCAAATCAGGCGGCGGATCAGCTTGCTCGCTTTGGCAAATCAGCTTCAGCTATTACGTGGTGGTATTCGGCTCCTCATTTTTGTCAATCGTCTGTTTTTGACGACCTTTGTAATGTTGCTCATGTTCGGTTTCCTTAATTTCATTGTTTGGaaccttttcctttttctttctctccctttgtaatttttcttttttttattaataatatttcgggttgatttggtgtgttaggggtgtcaacctagttgggatgtctagccacttaatcgcgtcccaatctttcatgcaaaaaaatgtgatattttaaattgcttAATTAGAATTAAGTTGGTTGAATTTTCAGCTAAATTACTTAGTGAgttttagagattaatataaaaactattattgTATCTTAATTATCCGTTTaagtttttaattcaattggaaCATTGACATGATATATCAGAGTCTCTTGAACCAAGTTGTCGAGGTTTTGAATTCAAGCAAGcccatttgttgattaattttgtgtcaaatacatgaatatcacaaTTAAGTACAAAagtacaactaagtcatatcaccaaacttaattcttaatatgtcattattctctatatgttatgattttataccataatgtAAAGTCTAGACtgcaattcataaatcataaaccctagaaaatatattctagacttctaatttataaattgtaatccttaaaatatattaaaagtactgattttactagtttgacataattcaaaattatgatttgatatagttgtaaatagtttttcaaagatgaatttctgtgtagtTTTTCCATTGATTTTCAAACATAGTAGAAACAGTATGTGTTGTACACGCTTCAAACTCATAAGGTATTCATATACGGGAATGCCGGAAATTAATATGAAAGctattattgaattttaattattagtttaaatttttaattcaattggttATTGACCGTCTGTGGAGTTGGATGAGGTATAAATTTCACTTATGGTTTCTTAacttacaaaaaaaatgaatttggtATAAATTGATAAGTTGAAACACAGTTGATGAAATTTACATGCTTTACTTCATGTTtgatattttattagtttgtgTGTTCATGCATATATACCTATGGAATCCTTGGTTAGAGTATATTTATTGTACCACCAAACACATGGTTCAGGTGGTAAAATATGTATCATAGTTTGTGAGTTGATATTTATTATACCGACATTGAATCAACACTACAAGAAAGTTGACTTTTTGTGGCGAAAAAATAGTGGGGAAATATGTTTCCccacaaaaaataataaatttgtgGGGATTTATAAATTTGCCACGAAATAATACATATTTGTGGGGAGTAAAATATGTCGCcacaaaattttatatatttgtgGGGAGTAATATATTTCGCCACAAAATTTTACATATTTGTGGGGAGTTTATAATTTCACCacaaagtttaaaatatttGTGGGGAAATTGAAATTTCGCCACTGAAAATATAATACAATAGTGGGGAGAATTGACATTCCccacaaaaatataaaatattagtgGGGAGTTTATAAATTCCCCATTAAAAATACTTATCTTAATTAtctgttattattattagtttaaaataattagtaaatattattattatattaaaaaattatgtagatagaaaattaaaaaataaatatttcaatataatttttttaaaacttataatattaattttattatatatatatatatatatatatatatcatattaaattacaaaattatttacaattttaattttattaacaaattcaaattttaagaaatttttaatttaatttactttatttattaattaacaatataaatatacttttttaaacaaatataaatatacttttaataaTATTGCGGGTTTGACGGTTCATGGGCCATGTGTGCTCACCCCGTCCttgttctgtctcgtcccaatttctatcaaaaaataaatatacttttaataacataatttaatttttttgtgttACCTACTTATTATtgtattttctaaaaatatacatatatattttcttcACATAAATATATCTAATAATGATTACATATTATAGatcattttttatgaaaaacttAGTTTTACGAGTAGTTtgagaaaataaacaaaaataacgGGTACAATTTGAATGTAAATAAGTTCACTTCACTATAATGcgtggaattttttttatttgacttGATAATTAACTAAGAAAATTATACTATGCAATGatatttttgacaaaaaaatataatttatacgtttttttaaatcaaatataatttatacttaaaaacaatattaatgaaaaaaatagCTAAACCAACCATATTTAACAATTACACAATGCTagtttttttaccattttttttaacatgctttaaaaataaaatgtaatttaatatttagtgtaatataaaaataaaatttcataaaaaaaatcaaaaaataacTTAATATTTGCGCCCAAATGTTGAAGTAGGGAAGAATTACATTCCCCAAATATTGAAATTGAA
The window above is part of the Euphorbia lathyris chromosome 3, ddEupLath1.1, whole genome shotgun sequence genome. Proteins encoded here:
- the LOC136222771 gene encoding agamous-like MADS-box protein AGL62, with the protein product MEAALNSDHHRLQKKTRGRQKIELKKIEKESNRYVCFSKRKSGIFRKATEISTLCGAEVAVIIFSRQGKVFSYGEPEVDMLLDRYLETQEAGKNGSSSSQSESSKSQTTTVQEQEYRKAVATKEELKRTLEMAESNRNLMNDNGGGFWWESPIETMGKEELEGYKKSLEELKKNVMNRIEEMSVYNAVNDQSFMFDNQSYGGLSSDYFSSFNNGGSF